One part of the Gossypium raimondii isolate GPD5lz chromosome 1, ASM2569854v1, whole genome shotgun sequence genome encodes these proteins:
- the LOC105785462 gene encoding uncharacterized protein LOC105785462, producing MPDLLPVALRCYMSKKVMSCIIEVSNIMKVICGKVLDVQELEKVQDRAALTLCNLEKIFPPSFFTIMVHLLIHLPHEAILGGLVFYQWMYPIERFLSKLKSYCCNKHYPEGSIAEDYLAEECMTFCSRYLEDVKTRLNRPSRIAGLTDHNLTETYLFQSYGEPIVKVEIAELDDRSWV from the exons ATGccagatttactgccagttgctttACGATGTTATATGTCAAAAAAGGTGatgtcttgtataattgaagtatccaatataatgaaagtcatttgtggcaaagttttggatgttcaagaacttgagaaagtacaagatcgagccgctttgactttatgcaatttggagaagatcttcccaccttccttcttcactattatggtgcaCTTGCTAATCCATCTCCCTCATGAAGCAATACTTGGTGGACTCGTTTTCTATcaatggatgtatcccatagaaag gtttCTATCCAAATTGAAGTCTTATTGCTGTAATAAGCATTATCCGGAAGGATCAATTGCTGAAGACTACTTGGCAGAGGAGTGTATGACTTTCTGTTctagatatttggaagatgttaaAACAAGACTGAACAGACCAAGTAGAATTGCTGGGCTCACTGATCATAACTTGACCgaaacttatttatttcaaagttatggagaaccaatcgtcaaagttgaaattgcagaattagatgataGATCGTGGGTataa